TATAGAGCTATTGGTAAAGGACTTCCCACATTCGTTGCACTGATAAGGCTTTTCTCCcctgtgaactctctgatgataACCAAGGCCAGAGATAGAGGTGAAAGATTTCCCACATGCACTACACTCATAAGACCGTTCTCTATTATGAATTTTCTGGTGTGTTGAGAGGGAAGATTTTTGGCTaaaagatttcccacattcaGCACACTCATAAGGTCTTTCTCCAGTGTGAGCTCTCTGGTGTTTATTGAATTGTGATCTATCCTTAAAGGATTTCCCACATTCATTGCACTCATAAGGCCTTTCTCCAGTGTGCACTCTGTGATGATAACGGAGGCTGGCACTAAAAGTAAAAGATTTCCCACACTCACTGCACTCATAAGGTCTTTCTCCtgtgtgaactctctgatgataACGGAGGGTAGAACTAGAGGTaaaagatttcccacattcactgcactcatAAGGCCTTTTTCCTGCATGAACTCTCTGATGATAACATAGCGTGGAGCTGGAGGTAAAtgatttcccacattcactgcacacATAAGGCTTTTCTCCTGTATGAACTCTCTGGTGTTGAATGAGTGTCCATCTATTGTTAAAAGATTTCCCGCATTCACTACATTTGTAAGGCCTTTCTCCtgtgtgaactctctgatgtaaaAGCAGATTATTCCTTCGGATAAaggatttcccacattcactACACTCATAAGGCCTTTCTCCAGAATGAACCCTCTGATGATAATGGAGGTCAGACTTAGAGATaaaagatttcccacattcattgcactcataaggcctttctcctgtgtgaattctctgatgataACGGAGGGCAGAGCTAGTAGTAAAAGATCTCCCACATTCATCACACCCATAAGGCCTTTCCCCAAGGTGACCTCGCTCATGATACTGGAGGGTGGAGCTACaggaaaaagattttccacatTTATTGCACACATAAGGCTTTTCTCCTGTGTGAATTCTCCGGTGTCGAATGAGCGTCCACCTGTTGTTAAAAGACTTCCCACATTCAGTGCACTCATACGGTCTTTCTCCAGTGTGGACTCTGTGATGATAACGAAGGCTAGAGCTAAAAGTaaaagatttcccacattcactaCACTCATAAGGCCTTTCTCCTGAGTGAACCCTTAAATGTATAATTAGGTTATTTTTTCGGGTAAAGGATTTCCCGCATTCACTACACTCGTAAGGcctttctccagtgtgaactctGTGATGATAACGGAGAGCAGTACGAGTGATaaaagatttcccacattcactgcactcatGAGGTCTTTCTCCAGAATGAACTCTCTGATGATAACGGAGGTCAGAGCTAGAGATAAAAGATTTTCCACAATCACTGCATATGTAAGGTCGTTCTCCAGTGTGGGATCTCTGATGATAACAGAGTGCAGACATTGAAGTAAAAGATTTCACACAGTCACTGCACTTATAAGGCCTTTCTCCAGTTTGAACTCTCCTGTGTGGAATGAATACTGAGCTATGGCTAAAAGATTTCGAACATTCACTGCACACAtaactcttttctccattgcaccATGGGTGGGGAGAAATGAGGACAGATTTGTGACTTAAGGATTTCCCACATTTGCTGCACTTGTATTGCCTTGCCCCAGTATGAATTCTTCGATGTTTATAGAGAATTGAGCTTTGCCTAAAGGATTTCCCACAGTCACCACACGCATGAAGGTTTTTTCCAGTGTGCACTCTCTGGTGCACAACAAATGAGGATTTGTACCTGAAtgctttcccacattcactgcacacAAAACAAGGTATTCCAGTATGGACACCCTGATTCTGAACAAGTGTGTGTTTGGGGCTGAGGGCTTTCTTGCATTCTCCTGAGGTGTGACGACTTCTGCTCTGTAAAGTTGACTCACACTGGGTGACTGTGTTTGGCTTCTCCACAGTATGAGTGGTCTGTTGCTGCAGGTGTCCCATAATGGTCGGGAAGTCCTTTTCAAACTCCCTGCAGGTAAATGGCTTCTGTAACACAAGGAATCTGCAGCTCTTGAAAAACTTGGCCTCATCCACACTACTTCTGAGGGTTTTCTCTCCCATGTGTTCCTGGTGCTGCTGAAAATTTGCACTAAAACAAAACTGTTTCACACATGCTCCACACCTCAACAGTTTCTGGGTGTGTTGTGTTTCCTGGTGCTCAGCCAAGTGGAAAACTTTTTTCAAGACTGGACCACAAGTCTCACAGGGGTGGATCTTCTGGGAAGACAAAGCTGCCTTTGGAGTCCTAGCCTGTGACACTTCTAGAGAAGTGATCTGTTCAGAAGGTGTCTCTGCATTCTCTGTTCCACAGCAGCAACCTGAACAGAAAGAAATGCAGGTCAAGTACATGTTGACTATAGAGAAGGGTCCAGCTCATCACTAATGTGTACCTATCTAATCCAGGTATGAGTCGCTTTTCAAGAAACAGAACTTGGAATTTAGTTGGAAGAACAACCAACTGTTGTGCATTACTGAGCCTCAAGGTCACACAATAGTGGATACCTcatcaggagaaaaaaacaaaaacagggtaGGACACAAGGAAGAGAGGCAGGGTCTACGACTCAATTCTCTTCCAGTGGCTTCCTGTAGGACTTTTCTGCTGAGACTGGATAGAAAAGGTCATCTAAGCTCATTAAAATCCCACAGCAACATCAGCTGCTATTCGAAGTCAATTCAGGGAAATGTGAACATATCATAGCACAATCAATGTTGGTGAGTACTACAGAAAGGGTAGTGAGAGAAATAAGAGATGTGGAGTCCAGAGAGGAGTGAAGTCCAGAGATATGGAGTCCAAATAATAAGTCCAGATTATCCCTGGGCTAAAGTCACAGTAGGAATGACAAGCAGTACAACTGACAAGTCAGTCAAGTGTTAACAGTGGAAAAGATAGAAGTAGTATGGCCATGCACTGGAAATGGCACCTAAACCCTGGTTGAACAAAGACAGGTTCCTGCTATGATCTGAACACAGCCTGATGTCATACTCTCCTCAGCTGCCATTCACCAGGACCAGGCCCCCTCTGAGCCCACCTCACCATGACTGGAGTCATGTCAA
The genomic region above belongs to Budorcas taxicolor isolate Tak-1 chromosome 18, Takin1.1, whole genome shotgun sequence and contains:
- the ZNF418 gene encoding zinc finger protein 418, with translation MYLTCISFCSGCCCGTENAETPSEQITSLEVSQARTPKAALSSQKIHPCETCGPVLKKVFHLAEHQETQHTQKLLRCGACVKQFCFSANFQQHQEHMGEKTLRSSVDEAKFFKSCRFLVLQKPFTCREFEKDFPTIMGHLQQQTTHTVEKPNTVTQCESTLQSRSRHTSGECKKALSPKHTLVQNQVHTGERPYECSECGKSFTRKNNLIIHLRVHSGERPYECSECGKSFTFSSSLRYHHRVHTGERPYECTECGKSFNNRWTLIRHRRIHTGEKPYECSECGKSFIRRNNLLLHQRVHTGERPYKCSECGKSFNNRWTLIQHQRVHTGEKPYVCSECGKSFTSSSTLCYHQRVHAGKRPYECSECGKSFTSSSTLRYHQRVHTGERPYECSECGKSFTFSASLRYHHRVHTGERPYECNECGKSFKDRSQFNKHQRAHTGERPYECAECGKSFSQKSSLSTHQKIHNRERVHRGEKPYQCNECGKSFTNSSILIRHQRVHTGERPYVCSECGKSFTSSATLSYHQRVHAGKRPYECSKCGKSFTSSSTLRYHQRVHAGDRPYECSECGKSFISSSKLRYHQRVHTGERPYVCSECGKSFRDSSQFSQHRRGHTGERPYECRECGKFFMRKSTLSQHQRVHTRERP